AAGAGTCTGCTACGGTGGAGGAGATTGAGCAGAGCATTCGTTTCTTGGCTATGGATCCAGAGGTGCATGGCATAGTCCTGCAACTCCCACTTCCTCCTTCCATTAGTTCAGTAAACGCCCAACGGCTTATTCAGCTCATTCCTGCCGAAAAAGACGTGGATGGCCTGCGGGGTGACTGGCAATCACTTACCTATACTTCTGCACGCATTGCAGATGTGCAAAAGTTGCAATCCCTCCCACTTCCCCCCATGGTATTGGCGGTTGTCTCCCTTTTGGATCACTACCACATTGACCCTATGGGCAAGCGCGTAGTTATGGTGGGTAATGGGAAGTTGGTTGGCCAGCCGCTTACTGCATTTTTCCAAGCCCTAGGGATAGACGCTGTTGCCGTTGATGAGCACACGGAAAAAATCTTGGACATCACCAAGAGTGCAGACATCCTCATTACGGGTACGGGTGAGCCCGACCTGGTTACCTACCTATGGGTAAAAGAAGGCGCAACCGTTATCGATTGTTCAGGAGACGTGCATACTGATTCCGTAAGCCAAATAGCAGGTGCACTTTCACCTGCTACAGGCGGAATTGGTCCACTGACGGTTGCGTGGCTTCTTCACAACGTCCTTAACGCCGCGGAGGTAGTAAATGCCTGACATCAAAGAACTCATTGCACAGGAAGAAGAGCGCCAGGCACTCAGCCTTTCCCTTATTGCCTCAGAAAACTACGCTTCAAAAGCGGTTATGGAGGCGCAGGGGTCTGTGCTTACTAACAAGTATTCAGAGGGCTACCCTGGCCGCCGTTACTACGCGGGCAACGGCGTTATGGACCAAATTGAGACCCGCTGTCAGGAGCTTGCCCAAGAAGTGTTCCAAACGGACTATCACGTAAACGTGCAACCGTACGCAGGCTCCAGCGCAAACCTCGCTGCCTACGCTGCCCTCTTGGATATTGGCGATACTGTCCTT
This genomic stretch from Verrucomicrobiia bacterium harbors:
- a CDS encoding bifunctional 5,10-methylenetetrahydrofolate dehydrogenase/5,10-methenyltetrahydrofolate cyclohydrolase translates to MTELSSKPFIDQIHARHRERAATLIDGGIEPHLAVVLVGENPESVKYVATKEKRAKEDGIIFSLYHLEESATVEEIEQSIRFLAMDPEVHGIVLQLPLPPSISSVNAQRLIQLIPAEKDVDGLRGDWQSLTYTSARIADVQKLQSLPLPPMVLAVVSLLDHYHIDPMGKRVVMVGNGKLVGQPLTAFFQALGIDAVAVDEHTEKILDITKSADILITGTGEPDLVTYLWVKEGATVIDCSGDVHTDSVSQIAGALSPATGGIGPLTVAWLLHNVLNAAEVVNA